The Lynx canadensis isolate LIC74 chromosome D1, mLynCan4.pri.v2, whole genome shotgun sequence genome has a segment encoding these proteins:
- the SIGIRR gene encoding single Ig IL-1-related receptor isoform X2 has protein sequence MAGVCDTAPNFLSPSGNQALEPALGSAVSLNCTAWVVSGPHCPLPSVQWLKDGLPLGNGSHCGLHEDSRIKANSSEVLVSSVLGVNLTSAEDYGVFTCSIRNVSSSSFTLWRAGPAGHLAAVLASLLVLLALLLAALLYVKCRLNVLLWYQDAYGELEMNDGKLYDAYVSYSDSPEDRKFVNFILKPQLERRRGYKLFLDDRDLLPRAEPSADLLVNLSRCRRLIVVLSEAFLGRAWCSHSFREGLCRLLELTRRPIFITFEGQRRDPVHPALRLLRQHRHLVTLLLWRPGSVAPSSEFWKELQLALPRKVRHRAMEGDPQTRLQGDKDPMLIVQGHLPEGRTLHLELDPDPEGDLGMPPWSHPDPEKLGLGRRGCTGLRSPERGPGGGDFLPAAHRWA, from the exons ATGGCAG GTGTCTGTGACACGGCCCCCAACTTCCTCTCCCCGTCTGGAAACCAGGCCCTGGAGCCTGCCCTGGGCAGTGCGGTCTCCCTGAACTGCACGGCCTGGGTGGTCTCTGGGCCCCACTGTCCCCTGCCCTCAGTCCAGTGGCTGAAAGATGGGCTGCCGCTGGGCAATGGAAGCCACTGTGGCCTCCATGAAGACTCCCG GATCAAGGCCAACTCATCAGAGGTGCTTGTGTCCAGTGTTCTGGGGGTCAACCTGACCAGTGCTGAGGACTATGGGGTCTTCACCTGCTCCATCCGGAATGTCAGCTCCTCCTCCTTCACTCTTTGGAGAGCTG GCCCAGCTGGCCACCTGGCGGCAGTGCTGGCCTCACTCCTGGTCCTGCTGGCCCTGCTCCTGGCGGCCCTGCTCTATGTGAAGTGTCGACTGAATGTGCTGCTCTGGTACCAAGACGCCTACGGGGAGCTGGAGATGAACG ACGGGAAACTCTACGACGCCTACGTCTCCTACAGCGACAGCCCCGAGGACCGGAAGTTCGTGAACTTCATCCTGAAGCCACAGCTAGAGCGGCGTCGGGGCTACAAGCTCTTCCTGGATGACCGCGACCTCCTGCCACGCGCGG AGCCCTCCGCCGATCTCCTGGTGAACCTGAGCCGCTGTCGACGCCTCATCGTGGTGCTGTCGGAAGCATTCCTGGGCCGGGCCTGGTGCAGCCACAGCTTCCG GGAGGGCTTGTGCCGGCTACTGGAGCTCACGCGCAGGCCCATATTCATCACCTTCGAGGGCCAGAGGCGCGACCCCGTGCACCCCGCGCTCCGCCTGCTGCGCCAGCACCGCCACCTGGTGACCCTGCTGCTCTGGAGGCCCGGCTCCGTG GCGCCTTCTTCAGAGTTTTGGAAGGAGCTGCAGCTGGCCCTGCCACGGAAGGTGCGGCACAGAGCCATGGAGGGAGACCCCCAGACCCGGCTGCAGGGTGACAAGGACCCCATGCTGATCGTGCAAGGCCACCTGCCCGAGGGTCGCACCCTGCACCTGGAGCTGGACCCCGACCCTGAGGGGGACCTGGGTATGCCCCCCTGGTCCCACCCCGACCCTGAGAAGCTTGGCCTGGGGCGGAGGGGGTGCACGGGGCTGAGGAGCCCAGAAAGGGGTCCAGGTGGCGGGGACTTCCTCCCTGCAGCCCATCGGTGGGCTTGA
- the SIGIRR gene encoding single Ig IL-1-related receptor isoform X1, translating to MAGVCDTAPNFLSPSGNQALEPALGSAVSLNCTAWVVSGPHCPLPSVQWLKDGLPLGNGSHCGLHEDSRIKANSSEVLVSSVLGVNLTSAEDYGVFTCSIRNVSSSSFTLWRAGPAGHLAAVLASLLVLLALLLAALLYVKCRLNVLLWYQDAYGELEMNDGKLYDAYVSYSDSPEDRKFVNFILKPQLERRRGYKLFLDDRDLLPRAEPSADLLVNLSRCRRLIVVLSEAFLGRAWCSHSFREGLCRLLELTRRPIFITFEGQRRDPVHPALRLLRQHRHLVTLLLWRPGSVAPSSEFWKELQLALPRKVRHRAMEGDPQTRLQGDKDPMLIVQGHLPEGRTLHLELDPDPEGDLGVRGPIFGEPLAPPHASGVALGEGRGSEVDVSDLGSRNYSARTDFYCLVSEDDV from the exons ATGGCAG GTGTCTGTGACACGGCCCCCAACTTCCTCTCCCCGTCTGGAAACCAGGCCCTGGAGCCTGCCCTGGGCAGTGCGGTCTCCCTGAACTGCACGGCCTGGGTGGTCTCTGGGCCCCACTGTCCCCTGCCCTCAGTCCAGTGGCTGAAAGATGGGCTGCCGCTGGGCAATGGAAGCCACTGTGGCCTCCATGAAGACTCCCG GATCAAGGCCAACTCATCAGAGGTGCTTGTGTCCAGTGTTCTGGGGGTCAACCTGACCAGTGCTGAGGACTATGGGGTCTTCACCTGCTCCATCCGGAATGTCAGCTCCTCCTCCTTCACTCTTTGGAGAGCTG GCCCAGCTGGCCACCTGGCGGCAGTGCTGGCCTCACTCCTGGTCCTGCTGGCCCTGCTCCTGGCGGCCCTGCTCTATGTGAAGTGTCGACTGAATGTGCTGCTCTGGTACCAAGACGCCTACGGGGAGCTGGAGATGAACG ACGGGAAACTCTACGACGCCTACGTCTCCTACAGCGACAGCCCCGAGGACCGGAAGTTCGTGAACTTCATCCTGAAGCCACAGCTAGAGCGGCGTCGGGGCTACAAGCTCTTCCTGGATGACCGCGACCTCCTGCCACGCGCGG AGCCCTCCGCCGATCTCCTGGTGAACCTGAGCCGCTGTCGACGCCTCATCGTGGTGCTGTCGGAAGCATTCCTGGGCCGGGCCTGGTGCAGCCACAGCTTCCG GGAGGGCTTGTGCCGGCTACTGGAGCTCACGCGCAGGCCCATATTCATCACCTTCGAGGGCCAGAGGCGCGACCCCGTGCACCCCGCGCTCCGCCTGCTGCGCCAGCACCGCCACCTGGTGACCCTGCTGCTCTGGAGGCCCGGCTCCGTG GCGCCTTCTTCAGAGTTTTGGAAGGAGCTGCAGCTGGCCCTGCCACGGAAGGTGCGGCACAGAGCCATGGAGGGAGACCCCCAGACCCGGCTGCAGGGTGACAAGGACCCCATGCTGATCGTGCAAGGCCACCTGCCCGAGGGTCGCACCCTGCACCTGGAGCTGGACCCCGACCCTGAGGGGGACCTGG GTGTCCGAGGGCCTATCTTTGGGGAGCCATTAGCTCCACCCCATGCAAGTGGGGTCGCCCTTGGAGAGGGCCGGGGCAGCGAGGTGGATGTCTCGGACCTCGGCTCCCGCAACTACAGTGCCCGCACGGACTTCTACTGCCTGGTGTCTGAGGACGACGTGTAG
- the SIGIRR gene encoding single Ig IL-1-related receptor isoform X3 gives MAGVCDTAPNFLSPSGNQALEPALGSAVSLNCTAWVVSGPHCPLPSVQWLKDGLPLGNGSHCGLHEDSRVLGVNLTSAEDYGVFTCSIRNVSSSSFTLWRAGPAGHLAAVLASLLVLLALLLAALLYVKCRLNVLLWYQDAYGELEMNDGKLYDAYVSYSDSPEDRKFVNFILKPQLERRRGYKLFLDDRDLLPRAEPSADLLVNLSRCRRLIVVLSEAFLGRAWCSHSFREGLCRLLELTRRPIFITFEGQRRDPVHPALRLLRQHRHLVTLLLWRPGSVAPSSEFWKELQLALPRKVRHRAMEGDPQTRLQGDKDPMLIVQGHLPEGRTLHLELDPDPEGDLGVRGPIFGEPLAPPHASGVALGEGRGSEVDVSDLGSRNYSARTDFYCLVSEDDV, from the exons ATGGCAG GTGTCTGTGACACGGCCCCCAACTTCCTCTCCCCGTCTGGAAACCAGGCCCTGGAGCCTGCCCTGGGCAGTGCGGTCTCCCTGAACTGCACGGCCTGGGTGGTCTCTGGGCCCCACTGTCCCCTGCCCTCAGTCCAGTGGCTGAAAGATGGGCTGCCGCTGGGCAATGGAAGCCACTGTGGCCTCCATGAAGACTCCCG TGTTCTGGGGGTCAACCTGACCAGTGCTGAGGACTATGGGGTCTTCACCTGCTCCATCCGGAATGTCAGCTCCTCCTCCTTCACTCTTTGGAGAGCTG GCCCAGCTGGCCACCTGGCGGCAGTGCTGGCCTCACTCCTGGTCCTGCTGGCCCTGCTCCTGGCGGCCCTGCTCTATGTGAAGTGTCGACTGAATGTGCTGCTCTGGTACCAAGACGCCTACGGGGAGCTGGAGATGAACG ACGGGAAACTCTACGACGCCTACGTCTCCTACAGCGACAGCCCCGAGGACCGGAAGTTCGTGAACTTCATCCTGAAGCCACAGCTAGAGCGGCGTCGGGGCTACAAGCTCTTCCTGGATGACCGCGACCTCCTGCCACGCGCGG AGCCCTCCGCCGATCTCCTGGTGAACCTGAGCCGCTGTCGACGCCTCATCGTGGTGCTGTCGGAAGCATTCCTGGGCCGGGCCTGGTGCAGCCACAGCTTCCG GGAGGGCTTGTGCCGGCTACTGGAGCTCACGCGCAGGCCCATATTCATCACCTTCGAGGGCCAGAGGCGCGACCCCGTGCACCCCGCGCTCCGCCTGCTGCGCCAGCACCGCCACCTGGTGACCCTGCTGCTCTGGAGGCCCGGCTCCGTG GCGCCTTCTTCAGAGTTTTGGAAGGAGCTGCAGCTGGCCCTGCCACGGAAGGTGCGGCACAGAGCCATGGAGGGAGACCCCCAGACCCGGCTGCAGGGTGACAAGGACCCCATGCTGATCGTGCAAGGCCACCTGCCCGAGGGTCGCACCCTGCACCTGGAGCTGGACCCCGACCCTGAGGGGGACCTGG GTGTCCGAGGGCCTATCTTTGGGGAGCCATTAGCTCCACCCCATGCAAGTGGGGTCGCCCTTGGAGAGGGCCGGGGCAGCGAGGTGGATGTCTCGGACCTCGGCTCCCGCAACTACAGTGCCCGCACGGACTTCTACTGCCTGGTGTCTGAGGACGACGTGTAG